In Schistocerca serialis cubense isolate TAMUIC-IGC-003099 chromosome 3, iqSchSeri2.2, whole genome shotgun sequence, the following proteins share a genomic window:
- the LOC126471034 gene encoding piggyBac transposable element-derived protein 4-like — protein MASHWCSDPVVSCSFCPNIMPRDTFLNILSMFHINDNSKQKKKGEVDFDALHKVRTLLDDLVRNFKESYKPGEALTIDEGMCPFRGRVGFKVYMTNKPNKYGMKLYIVAESKTGYIYNFEVYHGRDDKLDNSASAVVKRLLGSLQGKGHTVYVDRFYTSVQLAKELARANTGLVGTVMPNRKGLPKALKEGKLKKGEQIFRRKNDVLALRWKDKRDVWMISTRHTSSILPVATREGNEKLKPVAVLDYNKHKAGVDIFDHMEHLITKQ, from the coding sequence ATGGCCAGTCACTGGTGCAGTGATCCAGTGGTTAGCTGCAGTTTTTGCCCCAATATTATGCCAAGGGacacatttctgaatattttgtcTATGTTCCACATAAATGACAattcaaagcaaaaaaagaaaGGTGAAGTTGACTTTGATGCCCTTCATAAGGTCAGGACTCTTCTGGATGATTTGGTAAGGAATTTCAAAGAAAGTTATAAGCCAGGTGAAGCGCTAACCATTGATGAAGGTATGTGCCCTTTCAGAGGGCGTGTAGGTTTCAAAGTTTATATGACTAATAAGCCAAACAAATATGGCATGAAGCTATACATTGTTGCAGAATCCAAAACTGGGTACATATACAATTTTGAAGTTTACCACGGAAGGGACGATAAACTGGACAACAGTGCTTCTGCAGTGGTAAAGCGATTGCTCGGCTCACTCCAAGGTAAGGGGCACACTGTATATGTTGACAGATTTTACACCAGTGTTCAGCTAGCCAAAGAACTGGCTAGAGCCAACACTGGTCTTGTAGGGACTGTAATGCCAAACAGAAAAGGATTGCCCAAGGCTCTCAAAGAGGGTAAACTCAAAAAGGGTGAACAAATATTTCGCCGCAAGAACGATGTGCtagcattgcgatggaaagacaagaGGGATGTGTGGATGATAAGTACCAGGCACACATCCTCAATCTTGCCTGTTGCTAcaagagaaggcaatgagaagttgaAACCAGTGGCAGTGCTGGattacaacaaacataaagctGGTGTAGACATTTTTGATCATATGGAGCACTTGATCACAAAACAGTGA